Genomic segment of Salvelinus sp. IW2-2015 linkage group LG17, ASM291031v2, whole genome shotgun sequence:
agtcactccccgcttctgtatccctcccaatgaccacctcccaactaaacccacctaaatgaaggggcagcaccgggataaggggcagagggataagggcagcaccgggataaggggcggcagctccgggctgagggactctggcaggtcgggctgagggactctggcaggtccgggctgagggactctggcaggtccgggctgagggactgcagtcgggctgagggactctggcaggtccgggctgagggactctggcaggtccgggctgagggactctggcaggtccgggctgagggactctggcaggtccggctgagggactctggcaggtccgggctgagggactctggcaggtccgggctgagggactctggcaggtccgggctgagggactctggcaggtccgggctgagggactctggcagtccgggctgagggactctggcaggtccgggtctgagggactctggcaggtcggcTGAGGgatctggcaggtccgggctgagggatctggcaggtccgggctgagggactctggcaggtcgggCTGAGGacctggcaggtccgggctgagggactcggaggtccgggctgagggactctggcaggtccgggctgagggactctggcaggtccggctgagggactctggcaggtccgggctgagggactctggcaggtccggctgagggactctggcaggtccgggctgagggactctggcaggtccgggctgagggactctggcaggtccggctgagggactctggcaggtccgggctgagggactctggcaggtcctggctggacggctctggctggtcctggctggacggctctggctggtctgctggacggctctggcaggtcctggctggacggctctggcaggtcctggctggacggctctggcaggtctggctggacggctctgctggtcctggctggacgacgGCTTCAGTCCAGACGAGCAGTTCAtgcggcgttgggcagactggcAGTTCAgcgcgccgctgggcagacgggcagttcaggcgccgctgggcagacgggcacacctgtagggaggagacggagagacagcctggtgcgtggtataggcactggctgcgctggagaggaggaaagctctgacagtgctggacaggtgggagcagctggagagagaacccggagagacagcctggtgcggggggctgccaccggtggactggtacttggaggtggcaccgggtataccggaccgtgaaggaggacacgtgctcttgagcaccaagcctcccaaccttaccaggttgaatggtcccgtagccctgccagtgcggcgaggtggaataacccgcactgggctatgcaggcgaacggggacaccacctgtaaggctggtgccatgtacgccggcccgaggagacgtactggaggccagatacgttgggccggcttcatgacatccggctcgatgcccaacctagccctcccagtgcggcaaggtggaatagcccgcactgggctaagcacgcgtactggggacaccgtgcgctttaccgcataacacggtgtctgaccagtacgacgccctctcactccacggtaagcacggggagttggctcaggtatcctacccggctttgccacactcctcgtgtgccccccccaagaaatgtttgggtctgactctcgggctcccaaccgcgtcgccgcgctgcctcctcataccagcgcctctctgcctccagctccgccttgggacggcgatattcccctggctgagcccagggtcctttgccgtccaggatctcctcccatgtccatgagtcctggttgctctgttgagctctcccccYCCGCTTGGTCCTAGTTAGGTGGGTGATTCTGttacgatcgtgtggaggattgacggaccaaaacgcagcattaggaaaataagccatcttcctttttattatgaagaaggagaaccaaaaacaaaacactattacaaaactaacaaacaaacgatcgtgaagctaataaacgtRgtgcacatacacaggctacaaacgttctgacatagacaattacccacatcaaacgaaagcctatggctaccctaaatatggctcccaatcagagacaacagaaatcagctgtctctaattgggaacccattcaggcaaccatagactcacctagacaactacaccaacatagacacagctagacacatacactcaacacaaacccatacactacacccaacaccccctttaccatataaccacccaaaaccgataaaacccaaacattccccatgtcacaccctgacctaactaaaataataaagaaaacaaagaatactaaggccagggtgtgacagttactCCAagaagtttagtcacctcaacttgctcaatttccacatgatttattactaGATTTAGTtcaatacaatgcttttagttttagaaatatttaggattcatttattccttgccacccactctgaaactaactgcagctctttgttaagtgttgcagtcatttcagccgctctagtagctgacgtgtatagtgttgagtcatccgcataaagagACACACttgctttactcaaagccagtggcatgtcgttagtaaagattgccatggggaattcctgattctacctggattatgtttgagaggcttcaattaaagaacaccctctgtgttctgtaagacaggtaactctttctccacagtatagcagggggtgtaaagctataacacatacgtttttccagcagcagactatgatcgataatgtcaaaaacagcactgaagtctaacaaaacagcccccacaatctttttatcataaatttctctcagcctatcatcagtcatttgtgtaagtgctgtgcttgttgaatgtccttccctataagcgtgctgaaagtctgttgtcaatttgtttactgtaaaatagcattgtatctggtcaaactccatttaaaaaaaaaagtttactaagggttggtaacaggctgattggtcggctatttgagccagtaaagggggtagtggaatgactttagcttccctccaggcctgggggcacacactttctagtaggcttaaattgaaaatatggcaaataggagtggcaatatcgtccgctattatcctcagtaattttccatccaagttgtcacaccccggtggcttgtcattgttgatagacaacaatcttcttatttttttacttcttccacactcactttacagaattcaaaattacaatgtttGTCTTTcctaatttggtcagatatactttgATATCTCTGGACACTCCCTGTTATTTGGGGTAGACTATTGCGCTGAGACAAGGCTGGACGCCATAGGAGTCTATAAAtcaaaatcatcaaatcaaatgtatttataaagcccttcttacatcagctgatatcacaacgtgctgtacagaaacccagcctaaaaccccaaacagcaagcaatgcaggtgtagaagcacggtggctaggaacagGTCAGCAccacaggagtaaatgtcagttggcttttcatagccgatcattcagagtatctctactgctcctgctgtctctaaagagttgaaaacagcaggtctgggacaagtagcacgtccggtgaacaggtcagggttccatagctgcaggcagaacggTTGAAACTGgggcagcagcatggccaggtggactggggacagcaaggagtcatcaagccaggttgtcctgaggcatggtcctagggccatgTCTCAACGCAAGGGTATAGATGACTTACTGTATGTTGGTGGTTACATAGTACATTGATGTTTTGTGTGTAAAAGTGAGAAGATTGTAACATTATGAACCTCCTTGTGTTCCAGATGAGAACGATGTCTGATGAGACAGAACCGAGGATGTGTGATGAAGACCTGGAGTCAGACGAGGGGGACGTTGAGGACTAcctggaggaagaagagaacagCGGAGAACTAATGGACCGACTCAGAGAACTGGAGGTGAGTCAACCTCAATCATAATGAACTGATCATCtcaaattatataattttttaaatatagtttCACCACATATTCATTGCTTTCATTTCAATTTTCACATTTATGAAAGTTATTTTCATACTAAACATTTACAGATGTGAATAATCTATTGGCTTCTTTTAACAGGCAGAGAATTCAGCTCTTGTGTTGGCAAATGAGAGTCAAAGAGAGGCATATGAGAGATGTCTAGACGAGGTGGCCAACCATGTGGTCCAAGCTCTACTCAACCAAAAGGCAAACTGACAAGTCATCCTCAACAATCCATCATTTTTTTTGAAAGCCCATTTTGAATCACAACCGGTAAGACATGGGTTGTGGTTTTAATGATACGTTTTTGTGTATACATATATGCAGGATCTGCGAGAGGAGTGCATCAAGCTGAAGATGCATGTGTTTGAcctggagagacagaacagagtgcTCTGTGAGCTCTTCCAACAGAAACTACCCAACCATTCAAGCCCTTACGACCAGGTATAAAGTAACATCACAATCTGCCCTGAGACATGGCTGTAAACTCCTATGGCAACATTACACCAATGGAGTCTACAGCCATGTTACACACTCTTAGGGGAAAAAAGGTGCtctctagaaccttaaagggttctctGGGCTaaccccataggagaaccctttaaagaaccctttctggttccaggtacaacccttttgggttccatgtagaaccctttctgtaacccaaaagggttctacctggaaccagaaataGGTTTTCTTATGAGGACAGCACGAAGAACACTTTTGTGTGCACCATAGGAGAATACAGCCATGTCTCAGGGCAACGTCATAATCTGTCATAATCTGCTGTGTAGTGATCTCCTGCTGCTGTGTGTTGTAATGTAGCCTATAGTATAGAGTCCTATAACAATGTTTTGCTTAAAGTGGTGTACATGATATCCTAATTGCATTGAATTTACTGTTACAGGTGCAGCCAGGACCCCTCCCAGTGTACAATACACAGCTGCTGCACAATGTCTCTGACAAACAGGTGGAGTCACAGTCACAGAGTCAAGCACAAGCCAAGGTGAGGACAAAGCACGGTCAACACTTAATCCTGAGACATGGCTGTAGACTCCTATGGGGATAAACACTGTCTGGGTTACGGCAGCACTCATGACATATACTGTTGGGTCTATGGTTTCTCATATGAAATGAATGTCCTTTCTATTTCACTATTGTATTCAAGAGACCTGGACTTTCTCTGTTAAACTGATTTCCTTCCATTATGCCAACAGTGTTTTGTTCTATCGatatttcatatacagtataaggcTGCAGTTTGGTTGAAGTGTTATTGAAAGAAATGATTTGAATCTTGTTtataacctttgtttaaccagttaGTTATTGAGAACACGTTCACTTCTATAATAACAACCTGACAATATTTCTCTCAACAGGGAAATGGGTTCCACCGCACACTGCCACAGGCCCCAGCAACTCCCCCCCGAGGCCCAGCCGCATCCATGGAGGCCCTGTCCCCATTCTTCAAGAAGAAAGCACACATCCTGGAGGTCCTCCGCAAGATGGAGGAGACCGACCCCCTCAAGTTCCACCCCTCGGCAGGCAGCATTTCCTTCTGTGACTACAGCCAGGTTCTGATGTCCACAGAGGCTGTCCTGGCTGCTGGAGACCTGTGTAAGAAGCACCAGACACGCTGCCGCTGCTCCTGCTCAGACTCTGACAACACGCAACACCAGCAGCACGTCGATGGTGAAGGGCAGTTATGTCCTACTCACTGCAAGAGGAGCACAGACAGTCCGGTCAAATGTAACCATATTTCCACTCCAAAGCCTAATTCAACTCCGAATCACGTCAAAGGCACACCCACCACAGCTGCTATTAGTGAATTCCACATCAAGAGCACATCAGTGGAGAAACACCAGACAATGAATGACCACCAGCAACCAGCAGGTCCCAACTCTTACTTGTCAATCAAAAGTGTAGATCAGACTAGACCAGCCAATCAGTGCCCAGAGGCAGGGATAAAGACAGGGCAGGTCGAGGGCACAGATGAAGAGGACTATCTTAAAGGAAAATCTGAAGACAGCAGTAGTTTGTTTACCTCCCAGCTGCCTGTACCTGGAGTGAAGGACAACCCTCATATTGCATACTGTGAGCTGGAAACCAATGGGTTTCTCCTTTCCTCCAATGACAGTGATAATGTTTTGAGTGATGTAGTTATTCCAGAGAAAGACAGTGGCCCAGCAGAGGAGGGAGCTCTCTCAGGGAGAGCCAACGTGGCCATCagccccatcccctcctcctgcCTCATTGACGTCAAAGCTGCTGCGATCAACTCCCCGTCCAGGATCCTAAAGTTTATAAAGATCCCCACGATGGCAGAGAGGACCCAGGCAGCGGCCAGTCCTGTCCGTCTGAGCCCACAGCTCACCCGCACCTCCAAGATCCCCTGTCGTACCAATAACTATGAGGTGTACCACTCCCCCGTCCCCTCACGCAGAGCCACCACCACAGAGAGGACCAGGCACCCTCCTCCACCCGCCAGGTCAGAGTCCTACCCAGCCACCACACACTCAGCCTCAGCCCCCACCTCCCCGCCACAGCCTGAGGATGCCTGCTCCCCTCCAGCCAAGGAACTTTGCTACAGCAGCCTCTCGGTCCCCAAGGCAAGTCGTGGTGTCCCCAAGCCACTGGCCCCTGGCACATCGCAGACACCCAGGGCCTCTTCTCAGAAGGTCCCGTATTATGAGAATGTTTTGGAACTCTCCACCTCGGATCAGCTGGAAGAATCCAAGGTCCCAGAGAACGTAAACATATCATCTTCCTCTCATACCAACACAGATAGTGACAGGAAGCTAGTGAATCCACTACTACAGAAAGAGAATGTCCGGAGTCTCCAGCTGCAGCATTTCTCCCCTGCCTCggactcttcctcctcctcatcttcctcatcctcttcatccTCGTCCGATCAGGATGTGAACACAGAGAGCCCAGTCTGGCACGGCCACCACAGTCTGCCCAACCCCTCTGCCCTCagagcagctcagtttcaggggaGCCCTGCTCACTACGCCAGCATGAAAGACAGAGGATCGCAGGACCAGGACACTAGAGAAACCACCATGCAGAACTCTGATCCCTCCCAGTCCCAGCCTCCAGCTCTCCCAGCCAAGAGACATGATCCCTCATCCATTCCCAAGAGGCCTTCTCGGGTAGCAGGGCCAGGGAGGCAGCCAGCCGAGTCTAGTCACACATTCAAAGACAGGCTGGCTGCACTTGGCAAGCTGAGGAGCTCTGAGGATTTACAAGTCAATGTGCTGCTGCCAGTAGACAAGCCAGACCCTCATAGTGATGAGAGTATAGTCACTTTTAACGATGACAGGAGTAAGACAGCGGAGAGGCCTGTGGATCATAATTTAGAGGAGCAGAGGCACTCAAAATATACAGACTCTTTGGATGATAAGCCTAAAGGTATTCCTGGTGGTGTTGCTTTGATGTTCCCTGTTGCTTGTCAGTCCTATGATCCAGCAGCTAAGTCTCTTCTCTCTGGCTCTTCAGTCGCTAAGGCAGAGCTggagacgctctcatccagagtgGGTGTGACTAATACAGACAGCTCCAAAGGTAAACTGGGCCTACCATCCCCAAACACTGACACTCCCATAGTTCTACACAACGTGAAATGCCCAGCTTCTCTGAACCTGTCTTACCATGGTAAACAACCTGCACCCAGCATCCCTCAGAGCAGCAACAGCCCCAACAAAGTCCTGCCTAAGTCCCCGTCTAAACCCTGCCAGGCCCTGGCTCCCTCACCCTCAGCTGTCAGTAGAGGTGGAACTGGGAAACCCACCCTGGATGCCCCGGCACTGACGCCACGCTACTCATCCAAGTCAGAGGACAGGAGCAAGCTCAACGCAAACAGGAAGAGAAACACCACAGCGCACGGAGACAGCTTTCCTCCCCCAAGGCCAACGTCAGGCacacagcaggaggaggagaggccccTTGTCCCTATTGTTCCCAGCCCCACCCCCGGCCCTACGTCAGCCATGGAAGAGAAGGTGATGAAGGGTATTGAGGAGAACATGCTGAAACTGGCAGAGCAGGACCGAGACAGAGGACAGGTATTGATGGTTGTTTTCTCTAACTGTGGTATAGTGTTGTGTTATTAACAAGTATTTCAGAGTGTTCGCTGTCAGCAATTTGATAAATAAAAACGTTTAACAGGTCACCGAGGTGAAACAGAAAGGCTCCAATGGCATCGCTAGCTGGTTCGGCCTGAAGAAGAGCAAGCTCCCAGCTCTGAGCCGCAAACCAGACACGCCTCCTAAAGTCAAAGACGAGAAGAAGGGTGGAGAGTGGAGGCTGAACATCCCTTCCAAGATGGCGGGGTCTAAGTCTAAAGGAGaaggggtgggggtggagagCCTGAATATCTCTATGCTGATGGAGAAGGCGGAGGGTCTGAGGAGAgctctggaggaggagagagcctaCATGAACGGGGTCGAGGGGGTTGGGATGGACCGCTCTGGGAGGGGTCACTCCTGTGAGGTGGTGATGGACCAATCACAGGGCCAACTGGCTGTTATGTACAGGGGAGCGCGCTCAGACAATTTCATGCAGCAGTTACTGAACAGGTGAGGAAATTATAGAAGCAAGCACTGTTGGATTCTATGTATAAGCCCGTTAAGATTGATCTGATTGTAAAAAGTGAATTTGTGCTTAGGTGAACATATCAGTTGTTTTGTGTTGCCTTTCCTTTTATAAACCAATTCCTTCAACTGTTGTGACTATAGGGTGGATGGGAAGGACTTCAGTGGCATCAGTGTGGCTCAGAGACGCCTCTCCTTTGACTGTAAGACCTCCAGACCGTTCAGCAGCCACCATACTGACAGCATCATCAGCCACACCACCAACAGAGAGGACATGCAGAAGGTAGGCTACAGCTGAGTTACAATGAGTATTCATTAGGGGTTCACAGCAAAGTTATTGTTATTGTCTGAATTCTTAGTTTTTccttgacatggtcaaataactcaagtgtaaaaaaagatatataatttggtACACAGAAGCTAGAGCCCACTTTGTGTGTAGGCATCTTTCTTCATGCTGAACAACTTTGCTTCAAGGACCTGTAAGGTCCATCATTTTGTAAATTGGGAAAAACTTTGAAAAACATATTCCCATTCCCATGAACCATAATAACACAATGTGTAGGCCCATGGTACAGctcttaacttagtttgagaaaagcgaagggattggttaagagatggctgagttattgataATTCAATAGTTTTAAAAATAGCTTCTATTTGACCAAAATTCCATGACGTACATTAAGGCAGATGGGTGAATTCAGTTCAAGCATGAATAACTGATTAATTTAGTAACAAGCTGAATAtgaacacctgctgaatatgaacaaaaatataaatgcaacataacatgcaaacatttcaaagattttactgagttacagttgatatAAAGGAAATCACTCCATTYAAATAAATCCATTagatcctaatctatggatttcacatgactgggaatacagatatgcatctggtgggaccaccatttggctcatgcagcgcaacatatgtctttcgcatagagttgatcaggctgttgattgtggcctgtagaatatTGTCCCATTCCTgttcaatggctgtacgaagttgctggatattggcgggacctggaacatgctgtcgtacacttagatccagagcatcccaaacatgctcaatgtagggctgggcgatatggcctaaaaatcatatctaCATTTTTTTCAAACTTATGGCCGATTcacaatgtacagtgcattcggaaagtattcagaccccttgactttttccacatttggttactttacagccttattctaaaattgataaaatatttctttccctcatcaatctacacacaataccccataatgacaagtttttcgaattttttgcaaattcaattgattggacatgatttggaaaggcacacacctgtctatataagacccacagttgacagtgcatgtcagagcagaaaggaggaattgtccgtagacctccgagagaggattgtgtcaaggcacagatctggggaagagtacaaacagattctgcagcattgaaggaccccaagaacacagtggcctccatcattcttaaatggaagaagtttgaaaccaccaatactcttcctatagctggccacccagccaaactgtgcAATTGGGGgagccttggtcaaggaggtgaccaagaaccagatggtaactctgacagagctccagagttcctctgtggagatgggagaaccttccagaaggacaaccaactctgcaggactccactccaccaatcaggccttaatggtagagtggccagacggaagccactcctcagtaaaaggcacatgacagcccctttggagtttgccaaaaggcacctaaaggactctcagaccatgagaaacaagattctctgttctgataaaaccaagattgaacactttggccttgaatgccaagtgtcaagtctggaggaaacctggcaccatccctacggtgaagcatcattctggggggatgtttttcagaggcagggactgggaaactagtcaggatcgagggaaagatgaacggagcaaagtacagagaggtcaaatacatttttatttgtcacatgcgacgaataAAGCAgttatagaccttacagtgaaatgcttcttacaagcccttaaccaacaatgcagtgttaagaaaaataagtgttaagtaaaaaatagataagtaaaaaaaaatatatacaaatagttaaagagcagcagtaaaataagtagtgaggctgtatacagtgagtaccggtacagagtcaatgtgcgggggtataggttcgtcaaggtaattgaggtaatatgtacatataggcagagttaaagtgactatgcatagataataaccagagagtagcagcagcttaaaagaggggtgggggtggggggggacaatgcaaatagtctgggtagccatttgattagctgttcaggagtcttgggggtagaagctgttaagaagccttttcggcctagacttgtcgctccggtaccgattgctgtgcggtagcagagagaacagtctatgactagggtggctggagtctttgacaatttttagggccttcctctgacaccgcctggtatagaggtcctggattgcaggaagcttggccgcagtgatgtactggccagcACTACCCAaagtagtgccttgcggtcggaggccaagtagttgccataccaggcagtgatgcaaccagtcaggatgctcttgtgcagcagctgtataactttttgagggtctgaggacccatgccaaatcttttcagtctcctgagggggaataggctttgtcgtgcccgcttcacgactgtcttggtgtgtttgggccatgatagtttgttggtgatgtggacaccaaggaacgtgaagctctcaactttctcaactacagccccgtcgatgagaatgggggtgtgctctgtcctccttttcctgtagtccacaatcatctcctctgtcttgatcacgttgagggagaggttgttatcctggcaccacacggccaggtctctgacctcctccatataggctgtctcattgttgtcggtgatcaggcctaccactgttgtgttgtcggcaaacttaatgatggtgttggagtcgtgcctggccatgcagtcatgggtgaacagggagtacaggaggggactgaacacgcacccctgaggggcccgtgttgaggatcaacgtggaagatctgttgttacctacccttaccacctgggggcagcccatcaagcagtccaggatctagttgcagagggaggtgtttagtcccagggtccttagcttagtgatgagcttggagggcactatggtgttgaatgctgagctgtagtcaatgaatagcattctcacataggtgttccttttgttcaggtgtgaaagggcagtgtggagtgcaatagagattgcatcatctgtggatctgttggggcagtatgcaaattggagtaggtgtagggtttctgggataatggtgttgatgtgtgccatgaccagcctttcaaagcacttcatggcaacagatgtgaatgctacggatcggtagtcatttaggcaggttaccttagtggtcttgggcacagggactatggtggtctgcttgaaacatgttggtattacagactcagtcaggaacaggttgaaaatgtcagtgaagacacttgccagttggtcagcgcatgctcagagtacacatcctggtaatcagtctgcacctgcggccttgtgaatgttgacctatttaaagattttactcacatcggctacggagagcgtgattacGCAGTCGTGCAGaatagctgatgctctcatgcatgcttcagtgatgcttgcctcgaagcgagcatagaagtaatttagctcgtctggtaggctcatgtcactgggcagctcgcggttgTACTTCTCAGcccgtggctgtgcttccctcgCACTACATCATCGGAGCCGGTTCAATCTGCAGTACTTTtttgactctttgcctgtttgatagttcaTCTGAGGgtatagctggatttcttataagcgtccgggttatagtcccgctccttgaaggtggcagctctaccctatagtgcggatgttgcctataatccatagcttctgattggggtatgtacgtacggtgagagtggggacgacatcatcgatgcacttattgatgaatccagtgactgatgtggtgtactcctcaatgctataggaagaatcccgggaacatattccagtctgtgctagcaaaacagtcctgtagcttagcatctgcatctgaccacttctttattgaccgagtcactggtgcttcctgcttcctgctttagtttttgcttgtaagcggaaatcaggaggatagaattatgatcagattaGTCCATATGGAcggcgaggaagagctttgtatgcgtctctgtgtgtggagtaaaggtcgtctacagttttttccctctggttgcacatttaacatgctggtagaaattaggtaaaacggatttaagtttccctgcattaaagtccctggccactaggatcgccgtctctggatgagcgtttccaTGTTTTCTTATGGCACTTATACAACTCATTGAGTGCGGActcagtgccagcatcggtttgtggtggtaaatagacagctacgaaaaatattgataaaatctcttggtaaatagtgtggtctacagcttatcattagatactctacctcaggcgaataaaaccttgagacttacttaatattagatttcatgcaccagctgttgtttacaaatatacacagaccgccaccccttgtcttaccagagacagcagttctatcttgccgatgcagcgcAAACCCTGCCAGCTGTattttatccatgtcgtcgttcaaccacgactcggtgaaacataagatattacagtttttaatgtcctgttggtaggatatttgtgatcgtagctcatctattttgttatccaatgattttATGTtcgctaataggactgatggtagaggcagattacgcACTCACCgtcagatccttacaaggcaccccgacctacgtccccgaaaTCTCAGTTTCTTTCTCCTGCAAATGACGGAGATTTTACcgttgtcgggtgtctgaagtcaatccttcgcgtccgactcgttaaagaaaaaatcatcGTCCAGTACGAGGTGGGTAaatgctgtcctgatatccagaaactttttc
This window contains:
- the LOC111976575 gene encoding nck-associated protein 5-like isoform X2, which produces MRTMSDETEPRMCDEDLESDEGDVEDYLEEEENSGELMDRLRELEAENSALVLANESQREAYERCLDEVANHVVQALLNQKDLREECIKLKMHVFDLERQNRVLCELFQQKLPNHSSPYDQVQPGPLPVYNTQLLHNVSDKQVESQSQSQAQAKGNGFHRTLPQAPATPPRGPAASMEALSPFFKKKAHILEVLRKMEETDPLKFHPSAGSISFCDYSQVLMSTEAVLAAGDLCKKHQTRCRCSCSDSDNTQHQQHVDGEGQLCPTHCKRSTDSPVKCNHISTPKPNSTPNHVKGTPTTAAISEFHIKSTSVEKHQTMNDHQQPAGPNSYLSIKSVDQTRPANQCPEAGIKTGQVEGTDEEDYLKGKSEDSSSLFTSQLPVPGVKDNPHIAYCELETNGFLLSSNDSDNVLSDVVIPEKDSGPAEEGALSGRANVAISPIPSSCLIDVKAAAINSPSRILKFIKIPTMAERTQAAASPVRLSPQLTRTSKIPCRTNNYEVYHSPVPSRRATTTERTRHPPPPARSESYPATTHSASAPTSPPQPEDACSPPAKELCYSSLSVPKASRGVPKPLAPGTSQTPRASSQKVPYYENVLELSTSDQLEESKVPENVNISSSSHTNTDSDRKLVNPLLQKENVRSLQLQHFSPASDSSSSSSSSSSSSSSDQDVNTESPVWHGHHSLPNPSALRAAQFQGSPAHYASMKDRGSQDQDTRETTMQNSDPSQSQPPALPAKRHDPSSIPKRPSRVAGPGRQPAESSHTFKDRLAALGKLRSSEDLQVNVLLPVDKPDPHSDESIVTFNDDRSKTAERPVDHNLEEQRHSKYTDSLDDKPKGIPGGVALMFPVACQSYDPAAKSLLSGSSVAKAELETLSSRVGVTNTDSSKGKLGLPSPNTDTPIVLHNVKCPASLNLSYHGKQPAPSIPQSSNSPNKVLPKSPSKPCQALAPSPSAVSRGGTGKPTLDAPALTPRYSSKSEDRSKLNANRKRNTTAHGDSFPPPRPTSGTQQEEERPLVPIVPSPTPGPTSAMEEKVMKGIEENMLKLAEQDRDRGQVTEVKQKGSNGIASWFGLKKSKLPALSRKPDTPPKVKDEKKGGEWRLNIPSKMAGSKSKGEGVGVESLNISMLMEKAEGLRRALEEERAYMNGVEGVGMDRSGRGHSCEVVMDQSQGQLAVMYRGARSDNFMQQLLNRVDGKDFSGISVAQRRLSFDCKTSRPFSSHHTDSIISHTTNREDMQKGSEHLISNVPSDENLADPVHYPPFAASGASTYTLDSGIGTFPLPDYSSGAAGRSLSKMRGAGAEHGSSGSPGRVGRRARTLDREPSSLEQCYQPHREMTTPVLYGSVLEGKSMNRQTAGVIHEDKEAYGAHMLSPHSKTWTFPNPKTVAGPTEVYLAMEEEVETAPYGSPFRGKACGPSVSRNMDPSSLPVPAQTGLSRRGKIRSTPSAPEMGLGRETGLELVRERPEEALSPSRPQVLETPESLSDSLYDSLSSCGSQG